Proteins from one Bacteroides zhangwenhongii genomic window:
- a CDS encoding DUF2442 domain-containing protein, whose protein sequence is MLKVTNVEYLGDYVLLCSFNNGQQKRVDLTPLLQYPAFEELKDKNLFVQFGLDGTIFWSNGADVAPEYLFENGTDA, encoded by the coding sequence ATGTTGAAAGTAACCAATGTTGAGTATTTAGGAGACTATGTGCTTTTATGCTCGTTTAATAATGGACAACAGAAGAGAGTTGATTTAACTCCACTCCTTCAATACCCAGCCTTTGAAGAATTGAAAGATAAAAATCTATTTGTTCAATTTGGTTTGGATGGGACAATTTTTTGGTCTAACGGAGCTGATGTTGCTCCAGAATATTTGTTTGAGAACGGAACGGATGCATAA
- a CDS encoding DUF4160 domain-containing protein: MGSIFVIQGILIYIYGFDHNPPHIHVRSSDGEFTITIKDRIIEGRTKAKIVQLVNQFIDEHEEELMDIWGKAQRGEKIDKVKR; encoded by the coding sequence ATGGGTTCGATATTTGTTATACAAGGTATTTTGATTTATATATATGGTTTCGATCATAATCCACCGCATATTCATGTAAGGAGTAGTGATGGTGAATTTACCATAACTATTAAAGATAGAATAATAGAAGGACGGACTAAAGCTAAGATTGTTCAGTTGGTCAATCAGTTTATTGATGAGCATGAAGAGGAACTAATGGATATTTGGGGTAAAGCCCAAAGAGGTGAGAAAATAGATAAGGTTAAACGATAA